Within the Clostridium scatologenes genome, the region CTATTTTCTGGCATAACATTTTTATATCTTACAACATGACTAGTATTATCTACTGAATGCTCATAAACATAATTGCAAATCATCATATCCAGTACTTTTCCCTGTTCATGAAGCTCTTTAAGTACAGATATCACTTTCAACATTCCAGGTACATCAAGCCAATCATCAGAATCTACAACCTTAAAGTATAAACCAGAAGCATTTTTTATACCAGTGTTTACAGCTTCACCATGGCCTCCATTTTCCTGATGTATTGCTTTAACTATACTAGGATACTTTGAAGCATAATTATCAGCAATTATAGCGGTTCCATCGGAAGAACCATCATCAACAAGTATTATTTCTACATCTTCTCCACCTGGAAGCAAAGTTTCTATACAATGCTCCATATAAGCCTCTGAATTATAGCATGGAACTGTAAATGTTATTATCTTCATTGATCGTTTCCTTTCTCATCACAAATAATTTTATCAGCTAAAATTAATGCTCTTTCAATTATTGCATCCATATTATAGTATTTATATTCTGCTAATCTACCAAGTAAATGAAAATTAGGAAATTTTTTAGTAAGTTGCTCATATTTTTTATAAAGTTCCGAATTCTCCTCATTTAAGATAGCATAATAAGGTATTTCAGTTTCACTTCCTGTATATGCCTTTGGATATTCTTTCATAATAGTAGTTTTCCCACAAATATTCTGACCTGTTAAATGCTTAAACTCAGTAATTCTTGTAAATGACTCATCAACAGTATAGTTTACTGTACCTTTTGGTTGGTACCAAGTCATATCATGTGTTTCAAATAAAAAGTCTAATGTTCGATAAGGTAATCGTCCAAATTTACAATTAAAAAACTCATCCAAAGCACCAGTATATATTATAGTCCCATTAAAAGGCTTGCCTTCAAAAAACATAATATTTTCATTTATTTTAAAAAGTTCATTTGCATCTGTATTAACTCTTAAATGTATATTAGGGTTATCCAACAACTTCTCAAAAAGAGAAGTATATCCATCAGATGGCATTCCTTGATATACATCTTGAAAATATCTATTATCTTCCGAAATTAATACAGGAACTCTTGCTATAACAGATGGATCTATATTTTCAGGAGTAACCCCCCATTGCTTTTGAGTATAATACAAAAATACATTATTATAAACAAAATTAGCTAATTCTTGAAGATCAGGGTCTGTCTCACTACGAAGCTGTGCAATCGTTAATCTCTTATCTATACCATAAACAGAAACAAGCTTTTTTTTCAACATTTCTGCTTTTTCAGTATTAAAGGTTATATTAAGAGAATTTAGATTAAATGGTACTGGTATTAATTTCCCGTGAAGATTTGCTAAGACCTCATGTGAATAATTTCTCCACTCTGTAAATCGTGAAATATAATCATGCACCATTTTACTATTAGTATGAAATATATGAGGTCCATATTTATGAACTAATATTCCATCATCATTAAAAAAGTCATAAGCATTACCACCTATATGACTACGTTTTTCTATAATTAATACTTTCTTGCCTGCCCGTTCTGCTAATTCACGAGATATCACTGCCCCCGCAAATCCACAACCTACTATCAGACAATCATATGCGTTATTCATTAGTTAATATTTCCTCCATTCATCGGATATTATGTCTTATATAAAAAGTTATACACTTTATTTTATCATAAATAATTACTATATAAAATGTCACTTATTTTTTATGATAATCTTTGTTTATATCATTGTCAATAATGTATCGAACACGTTTAACAAATGTAATAAAAATGTAACAAAATACACAATATAAACCTTTGATAAAAGAAATAGTATTTTAATTTAATAAATAATTAGAATGTGTTGATTTTTGTCGATATGTAATTTATTATATTGTATATGAGACAATTTCAAGAAAAATAACCAAAATTAAAATTAAGTGAATTTTCAAAAATCATTCTTTCTTTACTTATATGTTAATGAAAATTTATTTATATCAGCTAATAATTACTTTTTAAAACTATAATGGAAAAGGAGCACTAAAATGAACTTTAAAAAATTTAAGCTAAATAGCATTCGCACTAAATTGGTTATTAGTTTAATATCAATTTGTTTAATTCCCTTAATCATATCTGGGGCCATTTCTTATGTGGAATCAAAATCAATACTCAGCAAAAAATTATCCCTTACCAGTTCTCAATCACTTTTACAAATAGAAAATGGTCTTACTAATTACTTTACTGGATTTTCAGACATAGTTTCTCTTACTGCAAATAATCCAAGCATTGTAAATATTGATACAGATAATAATACTGAACTTATATTAGAAACACTAAAAGGTATAAAGGAAAGTGATAAAGATATACTTGGAGTATATTATGGAACTTCATCAGGAAAATTCACAATATACCCTAATGCAAAAATGCCTGATGGATACGATTCAACAAAAAGAGATTGGTATAAACAAGCTTTAAACAATAAAGGAAAAGTTATAATAACTTCACCTTATAAAGATGCTGCTACTGGAAATAATGTTGTTACACTTGCAAAAACAGTAGAAAAAAATGGACAAGTAGTTGGAGTTATTGGAATGGATTGTTCATTAATTACACTTTCACAAAAAATATCCTCACAGAAAATAGGTACTACAGGATATGTATTTATTTCTGATATATCAGGTACTATTTTAGCTCATCCTCAAAAAGAATTTATTGGTACAAAAGAAGCTTCAAACTTATCCTTTTGGAATAAAATAAAGTCAGAGGATAATGGATTTATAAATTATACATATAATGGTACAAAAAAATTTGGAGTATATGAAACAAATAAATTAACAGGCTGGAAGTTAGTAGCTTGCTTAAATGAAACCGAACTTTCTAATGATACAATGGCCATACTAAAAATAACTTCTTTAATAATACTAGTAATGGCATTACTTTCAATTGGTCTATCCTTATTATTAAGTAAGGGAATTTCTAATAACATTAAAAGCTTAAAGAATGTATTCGCTAAGGCTTCAAATGGAGATTTGACAGTGTCTATAGCCTCTACAACAAAAGATGAATTCAAAGATCTGGCTGAATCATTCAATTTAATGATGAAAAATATATCAGATCTCATAACTAGTGTGACAAAGTCTTCTGAAATTGTATTAGACACTTCCTCAAATCTTGCAAATATATCTGAGGAAGTAACAGCTTCCATAACTGAAGTTTCAAAAGCAATAGAAGAAGTTTCTTTAGGTGCAACAGAACAAGCACAAAATGCTCAAAAAGGTGCATCTGAAATGGAAAACTTATCTGATAAATTAGACAAAATTAATATTAGTTCCAATGAAATGGATGAAATTTCAAAAGGCACTAAAGAATTAAGTTCAAAAGGACTTTCCATGATACATACTTTAGTGGAGAAATCAGATAAAACTAAAACAACTACCAAATCAGTAAATGATATAATTTATGCTATGAATGAAAGTGCTAAGCAAATAAATATTATATCTGAAACAATATCTGATATAACAGCACAAACTAATCTTTTATCATTAAATGCAAGTATAGAATCTGCACGTGCTGGCGAAGCTGGTAAAGGGTTTGCTGTAGTAGCCGAAGAAATAAGAACTCTTGCCGAACAATCACAAAGCTCCACAAAAAAAATAAAGGAAATTATAGCTGCTATACAGAAAAAATCAGAAACAGCAGTAAGTGCTATTAATTCAACCGAAGCGGCTGTAAATGATCAATATTTAGCAGTAAACAAAACGGAAGAAATATTTAATAATATTTTGAAATCCATTGAAACAATGATTACCAAAGTGGATGAAGTAAAGATGTTGATTGTTGACACCAATGATAAAAAACAATCTACATTAGCTGAAATTGAAAATATTTCATCGATATCTGAACAAACAGCTTCTGCTTCTGAAGAAGTTACTGCTTCTACAGAAGAAATAACTGCTACTATGGAAGATTTTACACAGCATTCAAACAAACTTCAAATGTTAGCAAAACAGTTAGAAACACAAATAACTAAGTTTAAAGTTAAGTAACATAATTTTAGACTAAACACTCAACTTTCACACATATAAATTTAACTTAATATAAGCATATTATGACGTAAGCGTATGTAAGCGAAGTAAATTCCAACTGTATTCCGACTGATATATGCTGTGATATATAATAAGGGTGTCATCACATCAGCTAAATTGTTTTAGTATTATTCTTAGCTTGAAGATTTGGAAAGCCTTAGAACTTTACTCCTGTCTGAGGGAACCGAGTTTGACAGAGTTCTTAGGTTTTTCAAATCTTCAAGCTTTAGAATAATTAAAACATTTAGCCGTGATGACACCCTTATCATATGTCACGGAATAAAAGTTAAAATTCAAACTTCCACTGTACCTTTACGCCATATAATTTTTAAACTATGAACTTACTTTAATCACTCAACTGCCTGGCTCATATGATAAGCATACCATTTACTAATTAATCTTTTCAAAGAAGCCGCTGCTGGAACAGCTGTAAGCATTCCTATAAGCCCACCTACATTTCCACCTACAAGAATTGCAACCATAGTAAATACTGGATGAAGTCCAACACTATCCCCTACTATTTTAGGTGCTAATAAATTATTATCTACTTGTTGAACTACAAGCATTCCTATAATAGCCCATAATGCTGTAATAGGTTCTCCACTTAATAATGCCATAATAACTGCTAAAATAGTTCCAACAACAGGTCCTATATATGGTATCATATTACAAATACCTGCAATAATTCCTATCATTAATGCATAGTCTATTTTAATAAAATACAATACTATAGCTGATAAAACTCCTACAATGCAGGCTTCCAATAGCTGTCCTCTTATATATCTATAAAATGTATCGTCTATAATATTTAATATTTCTTTTAATTTATTTCCAACTTTACTTTTTCCAAATATAAGATTAAAAATCTTATTCCATAAATCCATAAAGTACTCAAAATCCTGTATTAGATATATACTCAAAACTATAGCTATAAAAAATGAAGCTATGTTTCCACCTATAGACACAAGAGAATTTGTTATTGAACCTACACTTGCAGAAAAATATGTCTGTATGGAACTTACTATTTCAGCAATTTTATCATTTAAATTACCTGGTATTGATATATTTAAACTTGCTAGCTTTTCACTTATAGAATTAACAGACAATGTAGAATTCTTTAAATAATCAGTGAGGAACATTCCCATATTGGATATAGTCACATTGCTAGAAACTTTTCCTCCAACCATAATATATATTCCACTAATAACAGCAACAAAAATCCCTGTTACTAGAGAGTATATTACTAAGATTCCAGTTGCTCTTCTACTAGATGTTTTTTTAAATATTTTTTTCTTTGTTAAGAAATTTTCAATGCTTTTTACACCTGGTTTTAACAGGTACACAATTATTAATGCAATAAAAAATGGTTTTAAAACCCCAATAATTTTATTTAATGCATTATTGAGTAAGGATAATATACCTCCTACATTATTAAAAAGCATTATGACCGCATAAACAGAAAGCACTGTTGCTGCAGCATATATACAATATTGTAATAATTTTTTATCTATTTTCATCTTCGCCTCTCTACATTTAATCAAATTATTTCTTATGATAATTAATCTATAATAATAATAAACTTATAATCAATTATTAAAGTTTATATCTTGAATTGGGAAATTTGTTCTTTTAATTTTTCAGAACTATTCTTTGACTTCTTTGTCAACTTAAAAATATCATTGGATTTTAAGGTTATATCCATTACTTTTTGTGCAATATCAGTAGTTGAATTAACTCCTTCATCTGATAATTTAGACATTGCATCAATAGATCTTAATACATCTTTTATTCTAAGCAATAATTCTCCTGAAGTAATATTAAAATTTTTAATAAGCTTATCCACAAATTTTGCATCTTCACTATACTTGTCCGCAACATCAAGCAACATTTTATAGTCGTTTTGCACATCATTAGATACAAAATCAAGTAACTTATTTGAACTATTTGAAAGCTCATTAACTGACGATGTAACTTTTTCTGTAACGCTTTGTATCTGCATAACTGTATTCTTTGATTGTTCTGCAAGTTTTCTAATTTCCTCAGCTACCACTGAAAATCCTCGTCCTGCCTCTCCTGCACTAGCAGCTTCTATGGCTGCATTTAATGCAAGCATATTTGTTTGAGAAGTTATTTGTATTATGGATTCGGATAAAACATTTATTTGTTCTACAATTTTTGAATTATCAATAGCTTTTTCGAGCTCTTCTTTTGTTTTGAAAAAAACATCTGAAGCCTTTCTCTGTGCATCATTTACAGTTTCTTTTGTATAAACTGCTCTTTTACTAATGGCCAAAACTTCATTTACAGCATTTTGAGAATTCTTTGCTATAGACTCTATTGATCTTTCAATCTCTTGCGCAGTAGTATTCATTTCTTGTGATGATGCTGATGTTTGCTCCATACCTGCAGATAACTCCTCTGCATCTTCTGACACATCTTCTATATTGGAATTCAATCCATCAACCTTTATGGAAACATCATCAACTACGCTTTTAATATTTTCTGATTCCTCCATTACGTTTTCTATCATTTTCTTGAAAGTTACTACAGTATTATTTAAATGCTGTGCAATTTCCTTAGTTTCATCATTTGAATTTATATAACAAATACTTTTTAAATCACCATTTGAAATATTCTGTAAAAATTCTTGTATTTCATTAATATTTTTAGATATACGTTTTACCATGATAGTGGCAATAATTATACCTAAGGCTATTGCTCCTAAAGAAACTAATATAATTATTGTCATAATATTCCTTATTTGAGAAATTATATTATCCTTTTTCACTCCAACAAAAAAGGCACCTACAACCTTACCACTAGAATTTTTAATTGGTGTATATTTTGTTTGATATACATTTCCTACTACAACAGCATCCCCCTCATATGATTTTCCTTGTTTTAAAACTACTTCAGCAACTTTCTCAGACATCTTAGTTCCAACAGCCCTTTTTCCATCAATCATGACATTGGTAGAAACTCTAGTATCATTTAAGAATATAGTGCATATCGAATTGGTATCAGTTTTTATATTATCTACTAATTCAGTATCTTGGTTTAATATTTTTTTGCCTTTAATAAGATTTCCACCTTCTATTTTCCAATCTCCTTGATATTTTTCATTTAAAATTCTATATCCACTATTGTTACTAATTTTAAGTTGGCTAGTTACATTTTCTTCAACAATAGCATTAATCTTATAATACACAATAGATAAAATTGCTGCAGCTAAGAATAGTAACATTAAGGTAATAATGGAAATTATCTTTCCTTTAAACTTAAATTTTATTATTCTGTTCACAACTATGTCCCTCCATTTACTATTTTACATACTAGGCGCGACTTCATATTGTGTATATTCGTCATAAACATATAAAATCCTTTGAAAATTTTCTAAAACTTGCAATTAGTTTAAAATATTGCAGCGTTTACTCCAACATTTTTTAATTATACTAAATATAATTAATCAAGAGCCATTTTTTAATCATTTAATTTATTGATAGTATTGACATAAATGTTAAGAAATATTTAATTAACATACTTTAACTCTATTGACGACATTAGTATATTGTAGTAACATAAAATTGTAAATGCAAAATAGAATAATAAAAATCCCAGGGGGGCTGGTGTTACCAGCTGAGAGTAAAAATATTAATTTTTAGACCCTATAACCTGATCTGGATAATACCAGCGTAGGAAGAGGCTTTATATACTTAATTATTACAGGTACAAACCTCTTGCTGGTTTGTACCTTTTTAATTTTGAGCAATAACTTTTATTGTATCTAAAATATAAACTCAACGACGAGGAGGATTTAAAATGAATTTTTCAGATACCCTATATGAAAGCGTTAAAGACATTTGGAATTCTTATTATGTACATCCATTTGTTAGAGGAATAGGTGAAGGAACCTTAGATAAAGATAAATTTAAATTTTACATGATACAGGATTATATTTATTTGTTAGATTATGCTAAAATTTACGCTCTAGGTGTAGTTAAAGCTGAAACAGAAGAAGTAATGCAAGGTTTTTCTAATATGGTAAACGATATATTAAATGGTGAAATGAATATCCACCGTTCTTACATGAAAAAACTTGAGATTAACTCTGAAGAAATAAAAAACACTACAGCCTCACTTGCCAATATTTCATATACCAATTATATGCTTGCTGTTTCTCAAAAAGGTACTTTAGGAGATGTTGCTGTTTCGTTATTATCATGTATGTGGAGTTACTTAGAAATCGGTAGAAATTTAAGTAAAATTCCTGGAGCTTTAGAACATAAATTTTATGGTGAGTGGATAAAAGGTTATATTTCAAAGGAATATGAAAAAGAAACACTGTGGCTTTTAGATTTAGTAAATAATATTGCAAAACACCTATCAGAAAAAGAATTAGATAGGTTAAATGAAATATTTATAAACTGTAGTAAATATGAACTCATGTTTTGGGACATGGCATATAACAAGGAGAGGTAATTTTTTATGTTAAAATTCAACAATGTTAACTTCAAATATGAAAATGATTCAGCTCCTCTTATAGAAAACCTGAGCTTCAAAGTACATAAAGGAGATTTTATAAGTATAATAGGTCCAAGCGGATGCGGAAAAAGTACTATATTCAGGCTTATTTGTGGTTTAGAGCATGACTATTCTGGAAAAATTTTTATAAATGATAATGATATTAGTATTCTAAAAGGTTATATAGGCTATATGCCTCAAAAGGATTTATTAATTCCTTGGAGAAACATTTTAGAAAATGCTTCACTTCCACTAGAAATACGTGAAAATAATCCAAAACAAGCTAAAAAAGAAGCAGAAAAATTTTTAGAAACCTTTGGCCTTGGAAGCTATAAATATAAATATCCAAAGGACTTATCAGGAGGAATGAAACAGAGAGTTTCATTTATAAGAACTTTGCTTACTGGGTCTGAAATTATGCTTTTGGATGAGCCTTTCAGTGCTCTAGATGCTATAACTAAAATATCAATGCAAGAATGGCTGTTAACTCAATGGTCTTCATTTAAAAAAACCATATTATTTATAACTCATGATGTTGAAGAAGCTTTATTTCTATCAAGTAAAATATTAGTGGTTTCTCAAAAACCTATAATCCAATTAAAAGAAGTAGTAGTTCCACTTAGTTATCCAAGAAATAGGCACATGTTGAGTAAGCCAGAAATATTAGACATAAAAGAAAAACTTATAAATGAATTGAAACAGAGGGTTGAACTATGAAAAAATATACATCATCAATAATTGTAGGAATTTTATTTTTTCTAATTTGGGAAGCTATAGCACGAAAAATAGATGCAGCATATATATTACCATCTCCAAGTAAAATTTTGCAAAGAACTTGGGAACTAAGGGATCCTTTATTTACAGTACATCTTCCTGCTACACTATGGGTTACTTTTTTAGGACTTGTTATATCATTGATTTTCGGAGTATTCTTGGCCATACTCATGAGTTTAAATGAAAAAATCCAAAATGCAATATACCCTCTTGTGGTAGTAACTCAAACTGTACCAATTACAGCTTTGGCTCCTATATTTGTACTTTGGTTTGGCTACAGCATATGGAGTAAGGTATTAGCAACCATACTTATGACTTTTTTCCCTATTACAATTAATGTATATGATGGCCTTAGATCCACTAAAAGAGAAATGGAAGAATTATTAATTACTTATGGAGCTACAAAAAAAGATATATTTCTTAAATTAAAATTGCCTTCAGCATTACCATATTTTTTTTCAGCACTAAAAATATCTATTCCACTTAGTATAATAGGTGCTGCCATTAGTGAATGGCTTGGAGCTCAATCAGGGCTTGGATACTTTAGTAAAAGAATGATGACCCAGCTAGATGGTGCTGGAGTCTTCGCACCTATAGTAATTTTATCTCTTATTGCAGTAATATTTGTTTTTATAATAGATATTTTAGAAAATAAAATAATAAAATGGAGGAATGAAGTGTGAAAAATTTCAAATATTTGGCTTTATTATTAGTACTAATATGTTTAGTAGGTACAGGCTGCTCTGCTGGCACTCAAAGCAGTAAAAAGGATTCTGATAAGTTAGAGGATGTTGATGTAGTATTAGATTGGTATCCAAATGCTATACATAGTTTCATATATGCAGCTATAGAAAATGGATATTATAAAGAACAAGGATTAAATGTTCATATTAAATTTCCATCCAATGCAACAGATCCATTGACACTCACAGCTGCCAACAAAGCAACTATAGGGATTTATTATCAACCTGATATCATAATGTCTAGAGCTAATGAGAACATTCCTATAAAATCCCTTGGCGCCATAGTTCATACACCTTTAAATGTGGTTATTGCTTTAAAAGAAAAAAACATAAAATCTCCAAAAGATTTAGCTGGAAAAACTATTGGTTTTTCAGGCAATCCTTTAAATGTGGAATATGTTAAAACTATGATCAAAGCTGATGGAGGGGATCCAAATTCCATAAAAACCATAGATGTAGGCTTTGAGCTGCTTTCCTCTATGACAACTAAAAAAGTTGATGCTACAACTGGTGGCCTTATAAATCATGAAGTCCCTGTTTTAAAACACCAAGGACATCAAATAAATTATTTTGATCCATCAAAATATGGAGTTCCTAATTATTATGAAGAAATTTTTGTAGCTAGTGACAAAACAGTAAAAGAAAAACCTGAAACCTTAAAGAAATTTATGAAAGCTTCACAAAAAGGATTCGAATTTATGAAGCAAAATCCAGACAAAGCATTAAAAATTCTAATGAATAATCAACAAAAAGAAAACTTTCCTCTTACAGAAGCAGTTGAAAAAGATAGTATGGACACTCTACTTCCAAAAATGGATTCAAAAGAAGAGCCATTTTTAAGTCAAAATAAAAAAGTTTGGGAAGATCACATAGATTGGTTATATCAAAAAGGCCTTATAAAGCAGAAACCAAAGGCTGAAGATTGTTTTGTAAATATTAATGACTTAAAATAAGATTATAAAAGCTATGAATTATGAATTAAGTATTCTTCCAAATCATATTCATAGCTTTTTATATTTAGATTAAATTATTCGTTTCATTAAACTATATTTATTCAAAAATTATCATTTGCGCCTATTATTCATGCAATTCCTACTACAAAGGGAGCTACTGGATACACTATAACAAATCCAAATGAAAAAATGTTCCATACAAAAAAGGAAATGTCTAAATCATATGAATATATGATTTCAGACATCTCCTTACTCATTCTATACCTAAAACTTATTTAGCAATTGATCTTTTAAACTTTCTATTCCTATTCTGTCTATCATATCTCCAAATCTCTCACCACTATTACCATTTTCAGCATAATAATCCATAACCTTTTGTGTTACTTCTTCTATTTCATCTACTGAAAATACAGTTTGAAGCTTGTCTCCAATTTTATATTTTCTACCAAACTTGCCACCTAAAAATACTGCTATTCCTTCTTTTTTAGTTTCCATAGCATCAAAATGGCAAGCACTAATGCATTTTCCACAGCCTAAACATTTTTCTTCATTAAATTTTGTTTTACCATCTACTTTATCTAAAGCACCAGTTTTACATACCTTAATACAGGCTCCACAAGCTTTGCATTTATTCTCTTCAAATTTAGGAAGTCTTTGTCCCATAAATCCAAGATCATTTAATTGTGTTTTAGCACAATTATTTGGACATCCTACTATGCCTATTTTAAATTTAGCTGGTAAGTCATATGCAAAATATTTTTTATGTAATTCAGCACACAATTTTTGTGTGTCTATTAATCCATGAGTACATACCGTACCCTTACATGAAACAATAGGTCTTACTTTTTTTCCAGTACCACCAGCTCTTAAATTAAATGCTTTTAAATCTTCTTTTACACTTTCTATATCTTCTTCCTTTATCCAAGGAATTTCAATTCCTAATCGAGTGGTAAAGCTTATATATCCTCTTCCATATATATTGGCAATACTTAAAACTTTGTTCATTTCATCTGATGACATAATTCCTGATACAGCTATAATCCTCAACGTAAAATATCTAGTATCTCTTTGATTAATAAATCCATCAAGCTTTAACTGTGCTAATTGTTCTTTATTCATAGTTAATTCCTCCACTACAGATCATTATAAATAAAATTATAACAGTTTATTACAAAAATTAAAATATACCCTATATATGTCTAATTTAAAATCCTTATTTTTATAAAAATAAAATATTTGCAAATTAAAATTCAGGTGAAATTAAAGAATTCACCTGAAAAATTATTAGTGAAAATTGAGGAATTAAACTTCAATATTTCTAA harbors:
- the glf gene encoding UDP-galactopyranose mutase — protein: MNNAYDCLIVGCGFAGAVISRELAERAGKKVLIIEKRSHIGGNAYDFFNDDGILVHKYGPHIFHTNSKMVHDYISRFTEWRNYSHEVLANLHGKLIPVPFNLNSLNITFNTEKAEMLKKKLVSVYGIDKRLTIAQLRSETDPDLQELANFVYNNVFLYYTQKQWGVTPENIDPSVIARVPVLISEDNRYFQDVYQGMPSDGYTSLFEKLLDNPNIHLRVNTDANELFKINENIMFFEGKPFNGTIIYTGALDEFFNCKFGRLPYRTLDFLFETHDMTWYQPKGTVNYTVDESFTRITEFKHLTGQNICGKTTIMKEYPKAYTGSETEIPYYAILNEENSELYKKYEQLTKKFPNFHLLGRLAEYKYYNMDAIIERALILADKIICDEKGNDQ
- a CDS encoding methyl-accepting chemotaxis protein; amino-acid sequence: MNFKKFKLNSIRTKLVISLISICLIPLIISGAISYVESKSILSKKLSLTSSQSLLQIENGLTNYFTGFSDIVSLTANNPSIVNIDTDNNTELILETLKGIKESDKDILGVYYGTSSGKFTIYPNAKMPDGYDSTKRDWYKQALNNKGKVIITSPYKDAATGNNVVTLAKTVEKNGQVVGVIGMDCSLITLSQKISSQKIGTTGYVFISDISGTILAHPQKEFIGTKEASNLSFWNKIKSEDNGFINYTYNGTKKFGVYETNKLTGWKLVACLNETELSNDTMAILKITSLIILVMALLSIGLSLLLSKGISNNIKSLKNVFAKASNGDLTVSIASTTKDEFKDLAESFNLMMKNISDLITSVTKSSEIVLDTSSNLANISEEVTASITEVSKAIEEVSLGATEQAQNAQKGASEMENLSDKLDKINISSNEMDEISKGTKELSSKGLSMIHTLVEKSDKTKTTTKSVNDIIYAMNESAKQINIISETISDITAQTNLLSLNASIESARAGEAGKGFAVVAEEIRTLAEQSQSSTKKIKEIIAAIQKKSETAVSAINSTEAAVNDQYLAVNKTEEIFNNILKSIETMITKVDEVKMLIVDTNDKKQSTLAEIENISSISEQTASASEEVTASTEEITATMEDFTQHSNKLQMLAKQLETQITKFKVK
- a CDS encoding AI-2E family transporter produces the protein MKIDKKLLQYCIYAAATVLSVYAVIMLFNNVGGILSLLNNALNKIIGVLKPFFIALIIVYLLKPGVKSIENFLTKKKIFKKTSSRRATGILVIYSLVTGIFVAVISGIYIMVGGKVSSNVTISNMGMFLTDYLKNSTLSVNSISEKLASLNISIPGNLNDKIAEIVSSIQTYFSASVGSITNSLVSIGGNIASFFIAIVLSIYLIQDFEYFMDLWNKIFNLIFGKSKVGNKLKEILNIIDDTFYRYIRGQLLEACIVGVLSAIVLYFIKIDYALMIGIIAGICNMIPYIGPVVGTILAVIMALLSGEPITALWAIIGMLVVQQVDNNLLAPKIVGDSVGLHPVFTMVAILVGGNVGGLIGMLTAVPAAASLKRLISKWYAYHMSQAVE
- a CDS encoding methyl-accepting chemotaxis protein — its product is MNRIIKFKFKGKIISIITLMLLFLAAAILSIVYYKINAIVEENVTSQLKISNNSGYRILNEKYQGDWKIEGGNLIKGKKILNQDTELVDNIKTDTNSICTIFLNDTRVSTNVMIDGKRAVGTKMSEKVAEVVLKQGKSYEGDAVVVGNVYQTKYTPIKNSSGKVVGAFFVGVKKDNIISQIRNIMTIIILVSLGAIALGIIIATIMVKRISKNINEIQEFLQNISNGDLKSICYINSNDETKEIAQHLNNTVVTFKKMIENVMEESENIKSVVDDVSIKVDGLNSNIEDVSEDAEELSAGMEQTSASSQEMNTTAQEIERSIESIAKNSQNAVNEVLAISKRAVYTKETVNDAQRKASDVFFKTKEELEKAIDNSKIVEQINVLSESIIQITSQTNMLALNAAIEAASAGEAGRGFSVVAEEIRKLAEQSKNTVMQIQSVTEKVTSSVNELSNSSNKLLDFVSNDVQNDYKMLLDVADKYSEDAKFVDKLIKNFNITSGELLLRIKDVLRSIDAMSKLSDEGVNSTTDIAQKVMDITLKSNDIFKLTKKSKNSSEKLKEQISQFKI
- the tenA gene encoding thiaminase II, with protein sequence MNFSDTLYESVKDIWNSYYVHPFVRGIGEGTLDKDKFKFYMIQDYIYLLDYAKIYALGVVKAETEEVMQGFSNMVNDILNGEMNIHRSYMKKLEINSEEIKNTTASLANISYTNYMLAVSQKGTLGDVAVSLLSCMWSYLEIGRNLSKIPGALEHKFYGEWIKGYISKEYEKETLWLLDLVNNIAKHLSEKELDRLNEIFINCSKYELMFWDMAYNKER
- a CDS encoding ABC transporter ATP-binding protein is translated as MLKFNNVNFKYENDSAPLIENLSFKVHKGDFISIIGPSGCGKSTIFRLICGLEHDYSGKIFINDNDISILKGYIGYMPQKDLLIPWRNILENASLPLEIRENNPKQAKKEAEKFLETFGLGSYKYKYPKDLSGGMKQRVSFIRTLLTGSEIMLLDEPFSALDAITKISMQEWLLTQWSSFKKTILFITHDVEEALFLSSKILVVSQKPIIQLKEVVVPLSYPRNRHMLSKPEILDIKEKLINELKQRVEL
- a CDS encoding ABC transporter permease, producing the protein MKKYTSSIIVGILFFLIWEAIARKIDAAYILPSPSKILQRTWELRDPLFTVHLPATLWVTFLGLVISLIFGVFLAILMSLNEKIQNAIYPLVVVTQTVPITALAPIFVLWFGYSIWSKVLATILMTFFPITINVYDGLRSTKREMEELLITYGATKKDIFLKLKLPSALPYFFSALKISIPLSIIGAAISEWLGAQSGLGYFSKRMMTQLDGAGVFAPIVILSLIAVIFVFIIDILENKIIKWRNEV
- a CDS encoding ABC transporter substrate-binding protein; protein product: MKNFKYLALLLVLICLVGTGCSAGTQSSKKDSDKLEDVDVVLDWYPNAIHSFIYAAIENGYYKEQGLNVHIKFPSNATDPLTLTAANKATIGIYYQPDIIMSRANENIPIKSLGAIVHTPLNVVIALKEKNIKSPKDLAGKTIGFSGNPLNVEYVKTMIKADGGDPNSIKTIDVGFELLSSMTTKKVDATTGGLINHEVPVLKHQGHQINYFDPSKYGVPNYYEEIFVASDKTVKEKPETLKKFMKASQKGFEFMKQNPDKALKILMNNQQKENFPLTEAVEKDSMDTLLPKMDSKEEPFLSQNKKVWEDHIDWLYQKGLIKQKPKAEDCFVNINDLK